The following coding sequences lie in one Xanthomonas hortorum pv. pelargonii genomic window:
- a CDS encoding S9 family peptidase, translating into MKPTLHHTQTSRWHTIAAWCLSIVLCALSASAVAASVAAPPTPPPTPAQYAQAIGLSDHYASLVDQQPTAPVWIDAGRFLYRRGVARTNQAPAIEYRLVDAASGRNTLAFDHARLAAALTQAGAQDIDATQLHLEDPTLQQQRLGFQLAKLGWQCDLARYHCEHVPERDVPAETMDMRLPFKQGEREAKVSPDGRWRAWVEQANLVIAPVAGGERSVLSRDGRADDYYALDSIQWSPDSQHLAAYRVKAPPPRMVYYIESAPADQVQPKLHQQVYPKPGDVLPVMQPVLFDIATRAVHPVAMTLLPNAFTLSEMVWWKDSRGFTFEYNARGHQLYRVIEVDARTAAARSLIEETSPTFIEYSELSGDHENGGKHARRDLADGKQILWASERDGWEHVYLYDGRSGEVIRQVTRGDWVVRKLDYLDEAAGQLYFTASGMQPGEDPYYRHAYRIGLDGNGLTALTPTAADHQVSYSPDGKWLLDLYSRVDLGPVLELRRSVDGSLARTVERTDLSRLQAAGWQPPLPFHTTGRDGKTEIWGVIQRPQQLNPQQRYRVIEYIYAGPQGSFVPKSFTTRVPALTGLGFAVAQIDGMGTNNRARAFHDVAWRNLKDAGLPDRIAWHKAAAAQYPWYDIAGGVGVYGTSAGGQNALAALLFHPEFYVAGVANSGCHDNRMDKIWWNEQWMGWPVGPWYAESSNVENAARLQGHLLLVTGDMDMNVDPASTFQVADRLIKAGKDFDLLVVPGGDHGAGGDYGKRRLLDFFMRWMQQSPTPQWNRNPATPTTQAP; encoded by the coding sequence ATGAAGCCAACGCTGCACCACACACAGACCTCCCGGTGGCACACCATCGCAGCGTGGTGCCTGAGCATCGTGCTCTGCGCGCTATCGGCAAGCGCAGTGGCTGCATCGGTCGCAGCCCCGCCCACACCCCCGCCCACACCGGCGCAGTACGCGCAGGCCATCGGCCTGTCCGATCACTACGCGTCCCTGGTCGACCAGCAACCGACGGCGCCAGTCTGGATCGATGCGGGACGCTTCCTGTATCGGCGCGGTGTTGCACGCACCAACCAGGCGCCGGCCATCGAGTACCGCCTGGTGGATGCCGCCAGTGGCCGCAATACGCTGGCCTTCGATCATGCAAGGTTGGCGGCGGCTTTGACGCAGGCCGGTGCGCAGGACATCGATGCAACGCAACTGCATCTGGAGGACCCCACGCTGCAACAGCAACGCCTGGGCTTTCAGCTGGCGAAGCTGGGCTGGCAATGCGATCTGGCGCGCTACCACTGCGAACATGTGCCCGAGCGCGATGTGCCGGCCGAGACGATGGACATGCGTCTGCCGTTCAAGCAGGGCGAACGCGAGGCCAAGGTGTCGCCGGATGGCCGCTGGCGCGCCTGGGTGGAGCAAGCCAATCTGGTCATCGCGCCGGTGGCCGGTGGCGAGCGCAGCGTGCTCAGTCGTGATGGTCGTGCCGACGATTACTACGCGCTCGACAGCATCCAGTGGTCGCCGGATTCGCAGCATCTGGCCGCGTATCGGGTCAAGGCGCCACCGCCGCGCATGGTCTATTACATCGAATCCGCACCGGCCGATCAGGTGCAACCCAAGTTGCATCAACAGGTCTATCCCAAGCCCGGCGATGTGTTGCCGGTGATGCAGCCGGTGTTGTTCGACATCGCTACGCGCGCTGTGCATCCGGTGGCGATGACCTTGCTGCCCAATGCCTTCACCTTGAGCGAGATGGTCTGGTGGAAGGACAGCCGCGGCTTTACCTTCGAATACAACGCGCGCGGCCATCAGCTTTATCGGGTCATCGAAGTGGACGCACGCACGGCCGCCGCGCGCAGCTTGATCGAAGAAACCTCGCCCACCTTTATCGAATACTCCGAACTCAGCGGCGACCACGAAAATGGCGGCAAGCACGCGCGGCGCGATCTTGCCGATGGCAAGCAGATCCTGTGGGCGTCCGAACGCGATGGCTGGGAGCATGTGTATCTGTACGATGGCCGCAGCGGCGAGGTGATTCGCCAGGTCACCCGCGGCGATTGGGTGGTACGCAAGCTCGATTACCTCGATGAGGCCGCAGGGCAGCTGTATTTCACCGCCTCCGGCATGCAGCCCGGCGAAGACCCGTACTACCGCCACGCCTATCGCATCGGCCTGGATGGCAACGGACTCACTGCATTGACGCCAACCGCCGCCGACCATCAGGTCAGTTACTCGCCGGATGGAAAGTGGTTGCTGGACCTTTACTCGCGCGTGGATCTCGGGCCGGTGCTGGAGTTGCGGCGCAGTGTCGATGGCAGCCTGGCGCGCACGGTGGAGCGTACCGATCTGAGTCGTTTGCAGGCCGCTGGCTGGCAGCCGCCGTTGCCGTTCCATACCACCGGGCGCGATGGCAAGACCGAGATCTGGGGCGTGATCCAGCGCCCCCAGCAACTGAATCCGCAGCAGCGCTATCGCGTGATCGAATACATTTACGCCGGCCCGCAGGGCTCGTTCGTGCCGAAGAGTTTCACCACGCGCGTGCCGGCGCTGACCGGGCTGGGCTTTGCGGTGGCGCAGATCGATGGCATGGGCACCAACAATCGCGCGCGCGCCTTCCACGATGTGGCCTGGCGCAATCTCAAGGATGCCGGCTTGCCGGATCGTATCGCCTGGCACAAGGCCGCCGCCGCGCAATATCCGTGGTACGACATCGCCGGCGGTGTCGGTGTGTACGGCACCTCGGCAGGCGGCCAGAACGCGCTGGCCGCGCTGCTGTTTCATCCGGAATTCTATGTGGCGGGCGTGGCCAACTCCGGTTGCCACGACAATCGCATGGACAAGATCTGGTGGAACGAACAATGGATGGGCTGGCCGGTGGGGCCGTGGTACGCCGAATCGTCGAACGTGGAAAACGCAGCACGGCTGCAAGGCCATCTGCTGCTGGTCACCGGCGACATGGACATGAATGTCGACCCGGCCAGCACCTTCCAGGTGGCCGACCGCCTGATCAAGGCCGGCAAGGATTTCGATCTGCTGGTGGTACCTGGCGGCGATCATGGCGCCGGTGGCGATTACGGCAAACGCCGTCTGCTGGATTTCTTCATGCGCTGGATGCAGCAATCGCCAACGCCGCAATGGAATCGCAACCCGGCAACGCCGACCACGCAGGCACCGTGA
- a CDS encoding Ig-like domain-containing protein: MRRSRVMSFLDRHRRWPRLVQRSGAAALLWGCAVLSVPSATANETQDTPIAATNAAIGEPRFRGLAHPVPDSGVAFAPGGQLARIYAADIAHGAGQAPGKDFWIDRMLARDGEGGGAGDSNQWLLTRGRAAYLADHQPAQPGFVGQVAYWHATDYDALLRIQSMQGPQPVQWKEDATQRRQTPSYFSSVYDDVNAGVRMRLVKYITEQNVAVASLTFSSLDGAAHALSVQALSPMAQHADGNELTGAFAAYNAITTVFPRLSGDGFRVDGKHLVREVALPATGETAAVKVQLGLLTHELPEARDEYLRIAAQSPQQAYQAHVASYNRWWVDNLPYLDTPDENITKSLFYRWWVLRFNFLDANVPGNDYQFPVAIEGVLGYNNAIVLTTGMFLDDLKYLRDPLYAYGSWLSAGETAGGGKYTDNPGSPEHWSNSYAQYITAAAWRSMQLHGGPAALAQKLARYGSGDVDGVLAAYDLNHNGLIEYDWAAMTGNDADAVSFDWAKQHGQIRMDRTESAYVYANAQAAAQAALLAGDTATAVRMQATARRIRKAVVEVLWQDHSDSADSVGLHGDLLKHRQASGPRLPVDWKETNNYYPFSVGLMPKQGEPDYDPKYVRALRLFADAAQYPLFPFYTANQVDLQARSSGADAGSNNFSTINATVAFRLLGEALRDYPSPFLSAQSYRTLLYWNAWAPYIDGDNRYPDQNEFWAKGSAGNGGKIGYRSWIHHTQLGATNFSMIEDAMGLRPRSDEKIELYPIDIGWAYFAAEHLRYRDRNLSIVWDRTGTHYGGKVGKGYSVYLDGRLAFRVDRLAHVIYDPASGKVSAAPDAVNRNGVAQVLDAHPLQLAAMSQVRFASTSRTAQILAKAGVDVSLPTTASRNLAEGAAVTSSFATPGFAAAAAVDGSTASTPFWGTAGSPLASDWIALDLGQARQLDQLVLYFYRSSSPAGEQHGFASGTLPGYAAPWIYVVQYQDGAGNWKRVPGQVRDTAIAQGNRNRVRFPPIRARALRVVVTHAGSARTGIKEIQVFDSGMPAPAVAGNAPPQVQAWQLDDPGSDGSVVVDGRVGDDGLPNGALQVHWQTQHAPDGGEALFADAAAMRTAVRFTRAGRYRLRLLANDGALAGHADVQVDAPEAPALQQVPLQGMATDSAEVTSAHHRVAALNDGFIPAAGSVPGNARRWGSYGRAQPALVWLQYQWPRPVRVSSSTLSVWDDQPDGGVAPPSSWKLQFLRDGRWQDIVAKGGYPIVGGGAASTATFAPIVTTGLRAVLTTQATATGHAAVGVDEWQVFSELPSQLETIDLRTAPGQPPSLPQEITAFFADGSVLPVAVQWAQLPADRLSGEGAVELQGLVEGAIPIKASVWLRATPPGQITSVQALPVVSAMAGHAPTLPGFVSVQYNDGSRERLPVQWPALAPARYAHPGEIALTGTAQGRAPTGQVSVPLTVQIKTATP; the protein is encoded by the coding sequence ATGCGCAGATCTCGCGTGATGTCGTTCCTGGATCGGCACCGGCGCTGGCCGCGCCTGGTGCAGCGTTCCGGTGCGGCCGCGCTGCTCTGGGGGTGTGCGGTCTTGAGCGTGCCGTCGGCAACCGCCAATGAAACGCAGGACACGCCGATTGCGGCGACCAACGCCGCCATTGGCGAGCCACGTTTTCGCGGGCTCGCGCATCCGGTGCCGGACAGCGGTGTGGCCTTCGCGCCTGGCGGACAACTGGCGAGGATCTATGCCGCCGATATCGCACACGGGGCCGGGCAGGCGCCGGGCAAGGATTTCTGGATCGACCGCATGCTGGCGCGCGACGGGGAGGGCGGTGGGGCAGGCGACAGCAACCAGTGGTTGTTGACACGTGGCCGCGCCGCCTATCTGGCCGATCACCAACCTGCGCAACCCGGCTTCGTTGGCCAGGTGGCGTACTGGCATGCCACCGATTACGACGCGCTGCTGCGGATCCAGTCCATGCAGGGCCCGCAGCCGGTGCAGTGGAAGGAGGACGCCACGCAGCGACGGCAAACGCCCAGTTATTTCAGCAGCGTGTACGACGATGTCAACGCAGGCGTGCGCATGCGGTTGGTGAAGTACATCACCGAACAGAATGTCGCGGTGGCCAGTCTCACCTTTTCCAGCCTGGATGGCGCAGCGCATGCGCTATCGGTACAGGCGCTCTCGCCGATGGCGCAGCATGCAGACGGCAATGAATTGACCGGCGCCTTCGCTGCCTACAACGCGATCACCACGGTGTTTCCACGCTTGTCCGGCGATGGTTTTCGGGTGGATGGCAAGCATCTGGTGCGCGAGGTGGCCTTGCCCGCCACCGGCGAGACTGCTGCAGTGAAAGTGCAGCTGGGCCTGCTCACGCACGAATTGCCGGAAGCGCGCGACGAGTACCTGCGCATCGCCGCACAGTCGCCGCAGCAGGCCTACCAGGCACATGTCGCCAGCTACAATCGCTGGTGGGTGGACAACCTGCCGTATCTGGACACGCCCGACGAGAACATCACCAAGAGCCTGTTCTATCGCTGGTGGGTGCTGCGCTTCAATTTTCTCGATGCCAACGTGCCAGGCAACGACTACCAGTTTCCGGTCGCCATCGAAGGCGTGCTTGGTTACAACAACGCGATCGTGCTGACCACCGGCATGTTTCTGGACGACCTGAAGTATCTGCGCGACCCGCTGTACGCCTACGGCAGTTGGCTCAGTGCAGGCGAGACCGCCGGCGGTGGCAAGTACACCGATAATCCCGGCTCGCCGGAACACTGGTCCAACTCCTATGCGCAATACATCACCGCCGCCGCATGGCGGTCGATGCAGTTGCATGGCGGGCCGGCCGCACTCGCGCAAAAACTGGCGCGTTATGGCAGCGGCGATGTGGATGGTGTCCTGGCCGCTTATGATCTCAATCACAACGGATTGATCGAGTACGACTGGGCCGCGATGACCGGCAACGACGCCGATGCGGTGTCGTTCGATTGGGCCAAGCAGCACGGGCAGATCCGCATGGATCGCACCGAAAGCGCCTATGTGTATGCCAACGCGCAGGCCGCCGCGCAGGCTGCGTTGCTGGCCGGCGACACCGCGACAGCGGTGCGCATGCAGGCCACCGCGCGCCGCATCCGCAAGGCGGTTGTCGAGGTGTTGTGGCAGGACCATAGCGACTCCGCCGACTCGGTGGGTTTGCACGGCGATCTGCTCAAGCATCGCCAGGCCAGCGGGCCGCGCTTACCGGTGGACTGGAAGGAGACCAACAACTATTACCCCTTCAGCGTGGGCTTGATGCCCAAGCAGGGCGAGCCCGACTATGACCCCAAATATGTGCGGGCACTGCGCCTGTTTGCCGATGCGGCGCAGTACCCGCTGTTTCCGTTCTATACCGCCAACCAGGTCGATCTGCAGGCGCGCAGCAGCGGCGCCGATGCCGGCAGCAACAACTTTTCCACCATCAACGCCACTGTCGCGTTCCGTCTGTTGGGCGAGGCGCTGCGCGATTACCCCAGCCCGTTTCTGAGCGCGCAGAGTTACCGCACATTGCTGTACTGGAACGCGTGGGCGCCCTACATCGACGGCGACAACCGCTACCCAGACCAAAACGAATTCTGGGCCAAGGGCAGTGCAGGCAACGGCGGCAAGATCGGCTACCGCTCATGGATCCACCACACCCAGTTGGGTGCGACCAACTTCAGCATGATCGAGGATGCGATGGGCTTGCGCCCGCGCAGCGATGAAAAGATCGAGCTGTATCCGATCGATATCGGCTGGGCATATTTTGCCGCCGAACATCTGCGCTATCGCGATCGCAACCTGAGCATCGTCTGGGATCGCACCGGCACCCATTACGGTGGCAAGGTGGGCAAGGGATATAGCGTGTATCTGGATGGACGGCTGGCGTTTCGCGTCGACCGGCTGGCGCATGTGATCTACGACCCGGCGAGCGGCAAGGTGAGTGCAGCGCCGGATGCGGTCAATCGCAATGGCGTGGCGCAAGTGCTCGACGCACATCCCCTGCAACTGGCTGCGATGTCGCAGGTGCGCTTTGCGAGCACCTCGCGCACCGCCCAGATCCTGGCCAAGGCCGGTGTGGATGTGTCACTGCCCACCACTGCCAGCCGCAATCTGGCCGAAGGCGCCGCTGTCACCAGCAGCTTCGCCACGCCCGGATTTGCGGCAGCTGCTGCGGTGGACGGCAGCACCGCCAGCACGCCGTTCTGGGGCACGGCCGGCTCGCCGTTGGCTAGCGACTGGATTGCGCTGGACTTGGGCCAAGCACGGCAACTGGATCAGCTGGTGCTGTATTTCTATCGCAGCTCTTCGCCCGCTGGTGAGCAACACGGTTTTGCGTCTGGCACCCTTCCTGGTTACGCCGCGCCGTGGATCTATGTCGTGCAGTACCAGGACGGCGCCGGCAACTGGAAGCGCGTTCCCGGACAGGTGCGCGATACAGCGATTGCGCAGGGCAATCGCAACCGCGTGCGCTTTCCGCCGATCCGTGCGCGTGCGCTGCGTGTAGTGGTGACCCACGCCGGCAGTGCGCGCACTGGCATCAAGGAAATTCAGGTCTTCGACAGCGGCATGCCGGCGCCTGCAGTCGCCGGCAATGCGCCGCCGCAGGTGCAGGCGTGGCAGCTGGACGATCCCGGATCCGATGGCAGCGTGGTGGTGGATGGCCGCGTGGGCGACGACGGCTTGCCCAACGGTGCGCTGCAGGTGCACTGGCAGACACAGCACGCGCCCGACGGCGGTGAAGCGCTGTTTGCGGATGCTGCCGCGATGCGCACAGCGGTACGCTTCACCCGCGCAGGGCGCTATAGGCTGCGGCTGCTGGCCAACGATGGCGCGCTCGCCGGTCATGCCGATGTGCAGGTGGATGCGCCCGAAGCGCCGGCACTGCAGCAGGTGCCGTTACAGGGCATGGCCACCGACAGCGCCGAGGTTACCAGTGCGCATCACCGCGTGGCGGCGCTCAACGACGGCTTCATTCCCGCTGCGGGCAGTGTGCCGGGCAACGCGCGTCGCTGGGGCAGCTATGGCCGCGCGCAACCTGCATTGGTCTGGTTGCAGTACCAGTGGCCACGGCCGGTGCGTGTCTCGTCCAGCACGCTGTCGGTGTGGGACGACCAGCCCGACGGCGGCGTGGCGCCGCCCTCCAGCTGGAAGCTGCAGTTCCTGCGCGACGGGCGCTGGCAGGACATCGTGGCCAAGGGCGGCTACCCGATTGTCGGCGGCGGCGCAGCGAGCACGGCGACTTTTGCGCCCATCGTGACAACCGGGCTGCGTGCAGTGCTGACCACGCAAGCCACTGCGACCGGGCATGCGGCAGTCGGCGTGGACGAATGGCAGGTGTTTTCCGAACTGCCCAGCCAGCTCGAGACGATCGACCTGCGCACCGCGCCCGGGCAGCCGCCCTCGCTGCCACAGGAAATCACCGCGTTCTTCGCCGACGGCAGCGTGTTGCCGGTTGCGGTGCAGTGGGCACAATTGCCTGCGGATCGTCTCAGCGGGGAGGGCGCAGTGGAGCTACAAGGTTTGGTGGAAGGCGCGATTCCGATCAAGGCCAGCGTCTGGTTGCGCGCCACGCCGCCAGGGCAGATCACCAGCGTGCAGGCGTTGCCAGTGGTGAGCGCGATGGCTGGGCATGCGCCGACGCTGCCGGGGTTTGTCAGCGTGCAGTACAACGACGGTTCGCGCGAACGGCTACCGGTGCAGTGGCCGGCGCTGGCACCTGCGCGCTACGCGCACCCCGGCGAGATCGCATTGACCGGTACGGCCCAGGGGCGAGCGCCCACCGGGCAGGTGTCGGTCCCGCTGACGGTGCAGATCAAGACCGCCACTCCATGA
- a CDS encoding family 43 glycosylhydrolase — MTRILTRVFGLACAVSLASVPACAATPTPTTTTTTTTTTQGKRLHAPGNPILADGSSYSADPAPLVADGKLYILAGRDTAAPDQNAFVMPGWQMFVSSDPGSGQWMHYRDVLRPQQVFAWADKRYAYAAQIVQGPDGRYYLYAPVQQRNSPNPDPFAIGVAVADSPLGPWTDAHPQGPVVSQSVPGTNDIQNIDPTVLVDEDGRVYLYWGTFGALYGVELQRDMVSFKGTPVRVETLTGYFEAPWLFKRNGSYYLAYAANNAGRDSACTPTLYHACIAYASAPTALGPWTYRGIVLPPVSSTTSHPGIVAFNQQWYLVYHTADARGGGHFRRSVAIDRLEWDDSTQPARVRTVTPTRRPQPPTPLQRNQAPAAYATASNGPDIPLQYWMAALNDGIVRANPLPPQLWGSWTPNNPPQQWIQYSWSQPVTLDRTRIVFWADQPAGAQIGVAPPARWHLEFRQGGQWHPVQPSDSYGTRVDRYEAVSFAPVTTRCVRVVLDASGAGTRHAALAVQEWEVLAPQPQRLPAASAADSTHCDAP, encoded by the coding sequence ATGACGCGCATCCTCACTCGCGTGTTCGGACTGGCATGTGCAGTGTCGCTGGCCAGTGTTCCGGCATGCGCCGCAACGCCAACGCCAACGACGACGACGACGACGACGACGACGACGCAAGGCAAGCGCCTGCACGCACCCGGCAACCCGATCCTGGCCGATGGCAGCAGCTATTCGGCCGACCCGGCGCCGCTGGTCGCCGACGGCAAGCTGTACATCCTGGCCGGGCGTGATACCGCCGCGCCTGACCAGAACGCATTCGTCATGCCGGGTTGGCAGATGTTCGTCAGCAGCGACCCGGGCAGCGGGCAGTGGATGCATTACCGCGATGTGCTGCGCCCGCAACAGGTGTTCGCCTGGGCAGACAAACGCTACGCCTACGCCGCGCAGATCGTGCAGGGGCCGGATGGGCGCTATTACCTGTATGCGCCGGTGCAGCAGCGCAATTCGCCGAACCCTGATCCGTTCGCCATCGGCGTGGCGGTGGCCGACAGCCCGCTCGGCCCCTGGACCGATGCGCATCCGCAAGGGCCGGTGGTGTCGCAGTCGGTGCCAGGCACCAACGACATCCAGAACATCGACCCAACCGTGCTGGTGGACGAGGATGGGCGCGTGTATCTGTACTGGGGCACCTTCGGCGCGTTGTACGGTGTGGAGCTGCAGCGCGACATGGTCAGCTTCAAGGGCACGCCGGTGCGGGTGGAGACGCTGACCGGCTATTTCGAAGCGCCCTGGCTGTTCAAGCGCAACGGCAGCTATTACCTGGCGTATGCAGCCAACAATGCCGGCCGCGATTCCGCCTGCACGCCCACGCTGTATCACGCGTGCATCGCCTATGCGAGCGCGCCGACTGCGCTGGGGCCGTGGACCTATCGCGGCATCGTGTTGCCGCCAGTATCTTCCACCACCTCGCATCCCGGCATAGTGGCCTTCAACCAGCAGTGGTATCTGGTCTATCACACCGCCGATGCGCGCGGTGGCGGGCATTTTCGCCGCAGCGTGGCGATCGATCGCCTGGAGTGGGACGACAGCACGCAACCGGCGCGCGTTCGCACCGTCACCCCGACCCGGCGCCCGCAGCCGCCCACACCACTGCAGCGCAATCAGGCGCCTGCCGCCTACGCCACCGCTTCAAACGGCCCGGACATTCCGCTGCAGTACTGGATGGCCGCGCTCAACGACGGCATCGTCAGGGCCAATCCGCTGCCGCCGCAACTATGGGGAAGCTGGACACCGAACAATCCGCCGCAGCAGTGGATTCAATACAGCTGGTCACAGCCGGTGACCCTGGACCGCACCCGCATCGTGTTCTGGGCCGATCAGCCGGCCGGTGCGCAGATCGGCGTGGCGCCGCCGGCGCGTTGGCATCTGGAATTTCGGCAAGGCGGGCAATGGCATCCGGTGCAGCCAAGCGACAGCTACGGCACGCGCGTCGATCGCTACGAAGCGGTGTCGTTCGCGCCGGTGACAACGCGTTGCGTGCGTGTGGTGCTGGATGCCTCCGGCGCCGGAACCCGCCATGCCGCGCTGGCGGTGCAGGAATGGGAAGTGTTGGCGCCGCAGCCGCAGCGTCTGCCTGCAGCGAGCGCTGCCGACAGTACACACTGTGATGCGCCTTAA